The nucleotide window TAGGATTACAACAGGAAGAAAATTATCAATCTCTAATCAATACTTATTGGGGAAACCCTTTAGAGTTAAAAAATGTAGTTAGCCGAATTGAACGTTTCTTTGCTGGTAGCACTCTCAAGTTTCTAGAGAATAAAACTACTCTGATTAGCCTTCAACTTCAGACGATGCTTAATGAAATGTTCGGTCAGGTCTTAAGTGATCTTCAACGCCGGATTATGATCTGCATAACCGAGGAGTTAGTCTTAACATCTCAGCCAATCAGTTTTGCTAAATTATTAACCCGATTAAGACAACTCCCTAATTTACCAGTGTCAACATCAGAATTGATAACAGATTTAGAAAAACTTGAAAGATTATCATTAATTGAAAGTGGAAAAGATAATACTACTAAAGAAATTACTTTTACTCTGCAACCAGTCGTTAAAAAATATATTAATACAGATCCAGCAGGTTTAGTACATCCCTCTGAGCAGTTCACCCCCTATTCCACCACCACTCAAAAAAATATTCATGCTCATTAAACTCTTACAGATGCACTTCTATACACTAGATGGCAGCACATTAAAGTTCATTGCTTATGTACTACTGACCAACTCAAAGGGCAATTATCAAAAGCATTTGATAGCGCTTGCTCTTCAAATCTGTCAGTTAAGTAATTATAGGTTCGTGTTGAATGAACTTAATCAATAAGTTTTCCCGCGTCAATCCCTACAGCATGTTAATCTACCAGGGTTGGCTTAAGAAAAGAAAAACCCTTACTCAATAGGGTAATTTTATCAAAGTTAACACAACAGGAGGTAATTTACTAAAGAATCAGACTTTACCAGATGCGAAAAGACCCGAAGTTTTGTAAGATCAAGCTTGTCAATATTACGTAAATAGGAGAAAAGCAGAGAACACATAAAAATGTAGGCAAAACCTACTAAGGAGTAGAGCTTTGCCTGGAATCCGGACAATTGAATAACTTCAGAGCGAGGTTGATCTCGGACTGACAATGAAAGTGGGGTTTAAAGTTTGGCGACTTGCATTCCACTGACTTGTCAAAAAGATGCCACGCTGCTTTGCTTTGCCAATTATAGCCAAAAAGGGGAAGGTAAGGACAGGTTTTGCTGACCTTTTTTTGGCGAATTGGTGAAAAATTTTATATTTTTTTTAGTAAATTTTTGTAAAGCAGCATCATCAATTCGCAACGTCCTACGGGTTCTGGCTACGCAATTTGGAGCTATTACACGTTGCAAATTTCAATTTGCACTTTTGGTTTAGCTACTGAATTTTAGGTGGAACCAATTCTGGCACTCTTGAGGCAGACCATGTAGCACCTGTTGTGTGCTGCTACATCTAAATCCTTAATTGCGAATTGCGTAGCAAGACCCCGTAGGGTATTGCGAATTGAAATCAACTCTCTCTGAGACTTGAAAACCAAGTTATCGGAGGAATCTACTGTGTCTAATAACCAATACCCAACTGTGGGTATTGGGGATCAATTGCTGTCAAAAGAAATTGAATACCCCAACAATCTCACTGCCGCAGAGTACCACGAGCTGGCGGTGGGAAGCGCTATTCATTTATCATTGATTGAGCGCAACTTTTCACATATAGAAGGTGAAACAGTTTATGAGTATCTGTTCATCTCAAGAGATATTCCGCGTAAAAATGCGGGTCGAGTAACAGATGGATTCTTAAAAGCATATCTGCACCTACTAGCAGGGGGGATGTGGATATCCGGACTAGACCCCCAACGCAACTGGCAGCCGATGGAGTGGGGACGGTTCAAACCCTGCAACCCTCGTATTGATTGGGAAAAAGGCAAGCCAGTTAAGTACGAATCGCCACCCAAAACAGCCAACCGAGTAACATATTTTGATGTACCTGATTGCATTTGGGGGCTAGTGGCACGAAGGTACAACATCAAGCGATACCATTCATCTTTGTCCCGGCGTTTACAAGATAAACTCCGCGCACTCATATTCTGGGAGTGGGTAATCGCTCATCCCGAAATCCCCGTCATACTTTGCGAAGGTGAAAAGAAAGCGGCCTGTCTACTGGGCTTAGGGTTTGTAGCGATCGCACTCCCCGGTATTTGGAACGGACGGGTAGGACGCTCTGACTTTGACGAGAGACTACACCCAGACTTGCTACCACTAGCGCAACCAGGGCGGAAATTTCAAATTCTTTTCGACCACGAGACAAAGTTGAAAACCCGTTGGTCGGTTTATCAGGCCACAGTTCGCACGGGTCAGGCAATTGAACAGGCAGGATGTATATGTGAAGTAGTGCAACTGCCAGGGCCAGAGAAAGGCGTGGATGATTTCGTGGTGGCACGGGGGGAAGATGCCAATGCACTGCTAACGGCGATCGCTCATGATGCGCTATCGCTCAAAGACTATCAGCAATCATTCTTAGTGAAACACCGGGGGCTAAGGAAGTACAAAGCGGATCTGGTTGTCAATGAACGCTACCTAACTCAAGCACTTGTAGTTGAGGATGAACTAGCCGAAGCACAGCAGCCACCGCCAGTTGAAAGTATAGTCCAGCTTGAGCCACAAGAGGATGATGATTTACAACAACTATTATTAGAACTTTTCCCCCAAACTCCGCAGACAAAACTCAAAACACTACCCCAATCTCCCCCACAAACCCAAACCGAAACTCAAACTAACGCTCCTGTTGGCAAAAAGCGGAAATTACTACTACCAAAATCAGGATTAGTCGGGATCAAAAGCGGGATGGGGACTGGCAAAACCGAGTTAATGGCTTGGTGGCGCGAGATTTATCCCCAACAACGATTTCTCAACAATGGGCATCGTGTAAATTTACTCAAGAATTTAGCAGGGCGATTGAAAACTCTCATGTATTCTGAAGTCGGTCATGTTGGTATGGCTAAGGCGATTGCACTTAGCATTACCATTGATAGCCTTTATAAATTAAATACCGAAGCCCTAACCTACGGCTGTATCTTTATAGATGAAGCCTGCCAATACCTAACGCACTTATTACTGAGTAAAACTTGCAAGGAACATCGGGCGCTCATTCTGGAAACATTACATCATATCGTCTACAATGCCCCCCTGGTCATCATCGCTGACGCACATTTAGATGATGTCACTATCGACTTTTTCCGCGCCATGCGCCCCGAAGGTGAACAACCATATATTATTGAAAACCAATGGCAAAACGGCGATCGCACTATATATTGGTATGAAGGTGAGAACTCCAGTGCCTTGGTGGCCAAAATCAGCGCGGCGGTAATGACAGGGCAGAAAGTTATGGTAGTTTCTGACTCTAAGAGATTTATTAAGAAACTGGAAAAGTCTCTATTGACTTTACAAACTGTGGTAGAGTCCGATGCGAGTCCTGGGGTTGACATTAACCCGATATCTAATTCTCCACCACCTCAACGCCGAAGCAATTTACGAGTTTGGTCAATTCATTCTGATAATTCAGGCAGCGAGGAAAATGTAGCCTTCATCAAAGACATCACCAACGCCATCAAAAATATAGATGTATTACTTACATCTCCCAGCTTGGGGACTGGTGTTGACATCTCGCAATATCATTTTGATGCGGTGTTTGGTGTATTTCATGGCGTTTCACAGACAGCCACCGAATGCGCTCAACAGCTGTGGCGTTACCGTCCAAAAGTCCCGCTTCATGTTTGGGTAGCCCCTAAGCCTCCCTTTGGTTATCTCGACACCAACCCGACTAAGATTAAAGAACGGCTGCTGCAAACCAACGAGATTACCGCTTTTCTATTACGGATTGACCGAGAAACAGGCAAGCGTGGGGCTGAAAAGGATTGGGCGCTTGAAGCTTACTGTAAAATCAAATCTGCTCGTCACCAATCTATAAATAATCTGCGCTCTGACTTACGCGAATTGCTTAAGCAGATGGGCAATCAAATTGTAAGTGTGGGTGATGAGCTTGATGCCCCGGCTTGGGAACTGTTGAAGACGGCGGCTGATGCTCTCGACTCGGCTCATCATCAAGCCGTCGCTAGGGCAAATAATATTTCTAAAAGTGAGTACCGCGCTCGTCAAAGCAAGGATTACCTCTCACCCGAAGAAGTCTACGAGTGTGAGAAGTTCCGCATTCATGATTCCTACGGTATGGAAGTTACGCCAGAACTTGTTGAGCAAGATAACGGTGGTCGGTTGGTTGGAGCGATCGCATCCCTTGAGGCTATCCTTTCGCCACCTGATTCAACGATTGATGATAACGGTAAACAGTACCCCATCCCACCGGATTTTGTCACCAACAAAGATAGAGCCGAACGTGATAAACTGCCATTCTGCATGGACTGGGGAAATTATTCGGCGAGGTGGCTGGCACGTTTTAACCTGGGACTGCACCACATTCTGACTCGACTCGTTGCCTCTGAGGAGATTAAGGCGGACGATGCACATCTATTAAATATGTCGGCGATCGCTGTTGACTGCGCTGCTCATATCAAAGCCATCCTTGGCTTCACCATTCCCCCCAACTGTCAACCAATCTGGCTGTTGGGGATTTTATTGGATCAACTGGGACTGAAGCTGACTTATCGCAAGCAGGGGCCACGGGGTCAACAGGTGAAATTGTTCTCTTTATCTAAGAAAGAACTAGACTTTGCATTACAAGTTATTACCCATCGACAAGCCAAACGTGCGGAAAATCAAGCAAAATATGATATCCCTAGCAGTGAAGCTGTGGTATTCACCCCCCCCATAAATGGTATAGGAAATTCCCCTTATGAGCCGGGGGCGACTACCGCTCTTGAGCAGGGGAGCAGGGGAGCAGGGGAGGATTTACCGCCTGATAGAACCACCATACTTCACGGCGTGGAAATGCTGCGTTCTAGCATTTTCCTTGGGCTGGAAGCTGTCAAAGGCATTCTCCGGCGTTGGGGTGCTGACTTGCGTTGGCTTGTCGTGCTGGAGTTGGAGAAAGTCGCGGCGGTTGAATTGCGATCGCTCGAAGCGGCAGAACCTGAATTTTACTCTTTGCTAAGTGAGGATGTTTTGCCGATGGAATTTGGGCAAATCTAGTTCTCAATAAATTTTAAAAAATGCCCAAAGACAATTCTCTGACTTTGGACATGTTAGATCCGATAATGTTAGTTTTCGGATCTAAGCGCCGAAAACCCTATATCTTTCGTTGCCCCAGTACAAGACTTACTGCCACTCTTAGTGCAGTTGAGCCAAAATGGTCACGCCTTGTTGATGCGTTGATTGCCACTCGTCGCGCGATCGCCTTCAGGTGGGGCGTAAGCTCATCGCGCTTAAGGCAGGGCTACCTCGTCTTGCGACGATGCTCCACCTAGAAGAGAAAATTCATGAACAGGAGAAATTAAATTCCCCCAGGAATTGATAATTGAGAAAGGGACACAATTGCTTGATTGTCTATTTGTTGTGTGCCTTAACGAGTTAGATGCGAACACCAGGGGCTGAAAACTGTGTACAGAAAATGGCAGATGTTACCAACACTGCCCAAATAGTCGAGCTGTGGAAAAGTAGCAAGCTATCGCCCCAAACCCGACGATCTTATGAGACAGATATCCGTCAGTTTATTGGTTTTGTGTTAGGTGTAAATCCAAAACAAGTACAACTCAATGATTTAGATTTGCGAACAGTCACCATGAATGACGTGATGGCGTTCGCTGATTATCTGGAAACTAAAGAATATGAAACGTCAACTCGTGCCAGAAGAATAGCAGCGCTCAGGAGTCTGCTGCGATTCGCCCATGAGGTGGAGTGGACAAAATTTAATGTCGCGGCGCAAGTGCCGTTACCCCAGCCGAAAGACAAGCTAGCCGAACGCATTCTCAGCGAATTAGAAGTGATGATGATGATTGCTCATGCCCCCAAAGGACGCGACCGACTGGTGATTCAACTGCTGTATTATACGGGTGCAAGGGTGAGTGAGATTGCGAGTTTAACTTGGCGTTCAGTGCAGCTTGGGCATGAGGGGAATGGGCAAGTGACACTTTACGGTAAAGGACAGAAGACCAGAACTGTAGTTATACCCAAAAGTGTTTATCAAGATTTAGTAGTACAAAGAACTAGCACCCTTACCGATGCACCAGTGTTTGTCAGTCGCAAAGGTGGGGCGATTGGTGAGCGGCGTATCCGCAAAATTGTTGCTGATGCGGCTCTTTCGGCACAGATTAGTGGTAATGTATCCCCGCACTGGCTGAGGCATTCTCACGCAACACACAGTTTAGAGCGGGGCGCACCCATACAACTGCTACAAGCTACTCTAGGGCATTCATCGCTAGAACAAACTGGACGCTACACTCATGTCCGGCCTAATGACAGCACGGGGCTTTACTTGCCAAAGTGAAGTGTTTCAAGTTGATCAAGGAATAGTTGCGCCTGTTTGTATCGCATCTTATACCAATTCACTAAAATAATGAAATAGATGTAAACCCCTAAACCTTTGTAAAATCAAGCTTTCTCAATTGCGTTAGCGGAGCGGGGCGTTAGCCCATTGCGTAGCAAGATCCCGTAGGGTATTGCGAATTGCGCGCTTGGTATTAACCCCTGCACCTGTTCACAGTAATTATTTAAAATTTATAGTTTCAAGCCCATTAACTTATTGATGGGCTTGGCTAAACCATGAAACTTCGATAGTTAACAACCAAATTGCACTCAAGTACCTAACAAAATGCAGAGACTCGCAGCATTTTTTCACAAAAAGGTTCGCCTTTGACCTGAAAAATGCAGACAGTACAAACATTTGTGCAGAAAAAGTAAATCTTTATACCTAAAACATTGCAACGAGTACAAATATTTGGTCACAAAAATTGTCTTGTTGTACCTAACAAAATGTAGAAAAAACAAACATTTTTTCACATGAAGTTTAGCAGTTTGTCAGTTGAAATTAGCCTGCAACAATTGAATACTAAGTTCATAGTTGCTGATGGTAATTGTTGAGGCAAGTATGCAAACGTACTATCTAGATAGAGAAGAAGAAATATCGGATTATGAAGTAACGCCAAGAATTAGGCGGAGAAACAAAGCAGTTGAAAGCACAACAGTAGGATTGATGTGGGTCAATGGAGTACTGATGGTATCATCCATGAGCCTGCATGGAATCATGTTGGGCGGACTAATTCTAGCAGGAGCAATGGCAGTAGTCTTCCAAAGTAAGATCAATGAATTGTTGACCAAGTTGGAAAAGAAACAACGCAAGTATGGAATAAACATCTACGCCATACTATTTGCGTTGCTGACAGTAGTGTTTATGCTGGACTTCGCGTCAGCACCAGCCCAAGCACAATTCTTTCAAAACGCACAACAATGGATAACCAATACAGGATTTGCAGGAGCAGCTAACGCGGATACGGCGGCAACAATTACAGGTATTTTTAATATTCTGCGGATATTGTTCTTGTTGTACATAGCCGTATCGGTGGTCAACGTCATTCAAGCAGTACGAAGAGATGAAGACTGGGCGAGTGCGGCGAGAACGCCATTGGTTGTCTTGACTGGAGTATTTGCTGCGGATTTTCTAACAACACTCATCATCTAGACGAAAAGTAGGAGGTGGATTAATAAGTCAGAACTGGGAAGTTGGAAGTTGAAAGTAATCATTTTCAACTTCCGATTTTTGACCTCTTAAAAAGAATTGTGTATATGCCGGAAAATAAAAAATTTCGTGTCGTAAATCAGACATTAGGAACACAACCAAGAATAGGCCCCATCCCTACAGAACTAATATTTCCTTGGTTAGCAATAGTAATAGCGTGTATATTTGTCGTCTACTATGTCCTGGTCTGGGGATGGTTAGCAACATTATTTGCCTGTTTCTGGGGATGTGCGACATGGTGGTTTGTATCAGCAAATAAAAGCTTTTTAGGAAAATTTGTAGGAACTCCCCGTATTAGTAGAGGATATATGGAATTTGTATCTTTAATTAATCCCCCCAGAAGAAGTAGGGGAGGCATGGGGAGCAGGGGAGGAAAAATTTATTATTTAATATTCTTGTTCATAAGTGTTCATAAGTATTAATTTATAAGATTTAAAACATAAAAAATTTTTGTGAAAAATTCCTATATATAAGAAACTATGCCTAAGCGAAATGAAGATAAACTAGGGAAGAAAACATTAACGCTAACACCATTTGAAGACGTGGTAGATTTGGCAGGTATTTGTGAAATGGAACTAGGAGGGAGGCAAGGAGTAGGAGCATTAATAATAAAAAAGAAATCCAATATTCAAGTGAGATTTGCCTTTGATTGTTTAGGAATCCACCCCAACCTAACGACAGAAGAAATCCAGCCGATATTTGAGGGGATAGAGGGAGGATTAAAAGAAATCCCAGAACGAGAGTTTTTCACAATACATTTTGGCTCATTTACCGATGATTATTTAAGACAAAGAGAAATCAAAAGAATTGAATCTCAATGTCAAATAGAACCAATAAAACTATTATTACGTAGTGAAAGGTTACGTATAAAAGAGTTAACCGCGTTGGGATTGAGAAAGAATAAATTCTTGAGGTTATGGTGTACCTACACAGTGGAGGAGGATGAAAAACTAGAAGATTTAGCAGAAATAGGACTGAAGAAGTTACAAAAACTTTGGCATCAGTTTACGGGAGAGATTCACCAACTAAATAAGGCTCGTGTAGAAAATATATTACGCAGTTCATTCTTAGATGGATTTCAAAGTTGGGAACAGATTCTCTCCAATAAAATGGGATTAACAGTAACACCCCTCTCGGCAGAAGAAATCTGGGGATTATTGTGGGATACATTCAACCCTGATGAACCACCCCAAATCCCAAATCCGCTAAAACTAACAGATGATGAGCTAATCGAGACACAAACAAGTGAATTTCATATCAGGCATTTGATGCTGGGGAACGAGAAATCAGTACCCATATTTGATAAGAAGTGGGTAAAACTTCAAGATAAATATATAGGAGCGCTAAATTTCAGTCATAAACCAGGGGGATGGGTAGATGAATATTCACAGTTGCGCTACTTGTGGTCAGCAATTTCAAAAGAAAAGGTAGCGGATACAGAAATATTTTGTCAAATAACAAAGGATAATCAAGGTATAGCCAAGGTAAATTTACAGCGATTAACCAAACAGTCGATAACATCAACCTCGATGTCAACGGATAGGGGCAATATTGATGTTAAGGCAGGACTCAATATCGAAGAATCAGTAGAAGCGCAACGCACACTATACCAGGGTAGTGTTGTGCTAAATACAGCAGTGGTGTTTTTAGTACATCGTAGCGATTTACAAAAATTAGAAGAGGACTGTCGGTATTTAGCAAGTTGTTTTCTGCGACCTGCAATAGTATCTCGTGAAGTGGAATATGCCTGGAAGCTGTGGCTACAATGTAGCCCCATTGCCTGGGAAGCATTACTCTCCAAACCATTCAATCGCCGTCTAGTGTACTTCTCTAGCGAAGCACCAGGACTAACGCCGTTAATACGCACTGCCACAGGAGATAGGAGTGGGTTTGAGTTAATTGCAGAAGAAGGCGGCACACCTGTACATCTGGACTTGTACCAAAGCCATAAAAACCTCGCAGTATTTGGGACGACTCGTTCCGGTAAATCGGTGCTGGTGGCAGGAATTTTAACCCCGGCGCTGGCGATGTCTATCCCAGTAATTGCACTGGATTACCCAAAACCAGATGGTACGTCAACATTTACGGACTACACCAAATTATTAGGAGAAGATGGGGCTTATTTTGATATAGCTAAAGAATATAACAACTTGTTTGAGTTACCAGACCTGCGTTCGATGAGTGAAGAAATCATCAAAGAGCGAATGGCGGATTTTCAAGAATTTCTCAAATCAACATTAATGACAATGATTATTGGTACAAACCCGATAGGTGTGAGTTTTTCGACGACATCGCTGATTGAATCGCTCATATCATTGGCATTACAAAAATTCTTCAATGATGATGAAATCAAACTACGCTATCAAGCAGCATTAAGGTCAGGAATCGGTACAAAAGAGTGGCTGGATACACCAACCTTAAAAGATTTTTGTAAGTATTGCTCATCAGGATATATAAACTTAGATTCACTATCAACTAATAGTACCGAAGTAAGTCAAGCATTGGGACAGATACAAGTAAGATTAAAGTATTGGCTCTCTTCAAAAGTAGGGCAATCAATATCATCACCTTCCAGTTTTCGGGCTGATGCCAAATTACTGGTATTCGCCCTGAGAAACCTATCTAGTGATAGTGATGCAGCTATACTTGCACTGAGTGCCTATGCCGCCGCCTTACGTCGCGCTCTAAGTTCAAAAGCAAGTATTTTCTTTCTGGATGAAGCACCAATCTTGTTTCAATTTGATGCGATCTCCGAGTTGATAGGACGATTATGTGCTAACGGTGCAAAAGCGGGGATTCGCGTTATCCTCTCGGCACAAGAGGCAGAGAGTATATATCAAAGTAAATCAGCCCAAAAAATATTTGCCAACATTACCACCCGATTAGTAGGGAGGATACAATCATCAGCGATTGACCCATTCGTGGAAAGATTCAAATATCCCTATTCCATTATTAGTAGGAATAGTACGGAATCTTTTTATCCAAAGAAAGAAGGGATTTATTCTAGCTGGTTATTAGATGATAATGGCAAGTTAACATTCTGCCGTTACTATCCGGCTTACTGTTTGTTGGCGGCGGTAGCAAACAATCCAGCAGAACAAGAACTCAGATATGTATTCCTGAATAAATATAAAGATAATCCTTTGTTGGGATTATACAAGTTTAGTCAAGATTATATACGGATGATTCGAGGAGAAGAACTATCAGCCCAAGCAAAACAATTATTGAAACAAACTTTAAGGGAGGCATCGTAGCTATGAAAAAAATCAGCACAAAAATTATTTTACCAAGTTCAATTGTGCTAGCAGTAGTATCAGTGAGTACACCAAGTTTAGCATTTGAATTATCAATCCCCAATTTCATCAGTTCGATATTCAACGATGTCAAGGAAGAGTACAGCAGATTAGAGAAAGAAGTACAGCAACAAATAGATGATTCCTGGGCAAATATATCAACAGATGCAAAAGAAGCAATTCAAGCGGCTATCGGAGAAATGGGGACACCAGACCCGACTTTAAGTACCCAAGAGTTAAGGGAAAGACTGAGAAATAGTCGCTCATTACCAGAAGCAAAAACGCTAACAGGAAGATTGGAAAGAGACATAACCCGTGCGGCTGTCAACTCTACATTAGGGCTAGAAGGACAACAGGATACGAAAGAAAAAATCGCAGCCACCACGCAAATATCAGGGGAAACTCAAGCCCTTGCCCAACAAGCGCAATCATTAGATGCTTCACAAAATATCTTGAAAGTCTTAGCAGCACAAAACGCGCAGATGGTATCAGCAATAACACGCTTTCATGCTGATTCATTAGCGGCAAGACAAGATTCAGCCCAAACAAATTTGATGCTGTCTCAAGTAGCAGAAAATATGGCTAATTCGACCACAAGAGAAGAACTCAGGACAACAGGGCAAGCTTCTTTGACTCAGGAATTAGTCTTGATGTCTGTGTTAGACCCAGCAAGAGAATAAATAACTGGATATCTGCGAGAAAATAAGATGTTGATATATTTATTAAGTCAAATTCCTAATGGTGTAATTTCTAACGATAATTTAGCGGATAGAGCCGCGCAGGTATCACTTGGAGTAGCTCAAGGATTTGATGAATTATGGCGAGAAGTATTAGGCGGAGAACTATACGGCTCACTGTGTGATGTGGGAACGCTATTCGCCCTGACTACGTTGGGATTTTATATATTGGAGTGGACAAAACAGGTATTAAATAATGAAGAGCAACGAGCGTTTAGCTCGTTTATTTGGCCATTAATTATTGCCACATTGTTAGCGAATGATGGACAACTGCTGGGAAGAACAACAGTGGCAATAAAAGATTACATCAACAATGTCAACAACTACGTACTGACAAGAACAGCCGTAGGAGTAGACTTACGTGCTGCATACTCAAAAGCAATGGGAGTAGCAGCAGTCAGATCGGCCATAGGCAGGGAGATTGAAGCTTGCCGTACATCGCAACTTTCACCCTCCGAAACAGTACAGTGTTTGGAACAAGCCAAGCAATCATTATCACAGCAGTATCCACAATATTTTCGAGCAAACGGGCCATTTGCTTGGTTGATAGACAGAATAGATAGGATTGTACGCGCTCCACAAGAGGCAATACAATCAGGAGCAAATCCAATTCAAGTACTACTATCCCCTTTCAGTGCCTTTGTGGGTTCAGTGGTAGCAGAAAACATTACCAATATACTAGTAGGACTATCAGGAGCATATCAGTGGGGAATTGAGCTAACGATGCTGCTGACGGCTTATCTGGGGCCATTAGCGGTAGGAGGTTCGTTGTTGCCCTATGGTGCGAAACCGATGCTGGCGTGGTTGACGGGGTATTTTTCCGTGGGATTAGCCAAACTGAGTTTTAACATCATCGCCGGATTTGCTGCTGAATTAATTGCAAATTCGCGTGCAGATCAACCACTATTTTTCTTATTTACAATAGGGATTTTTGCGCCAGCGTTAGCAACAGGTTTAGCCGCAGGTGGAGGTATTTCGCTATTGATGCAGATTAATAAAGCCGCAGATGAGGCGAAAAATTTTGCTAAAGATGTTGCTGTAACTGTAGTAACGGGTGGTGCTGGTGGAGTGGCTAAATTTATTCGTCCCAAATAAGTATTCATAGTAGTCTGCCAAGGTATTTTTGACAGACGCGGTAAAAGGTAAAGGGTAAGAGTTTAAATCTTGTCCCCTTTAACCCTGAACTTTTAAGCGATCTACACCTATTAATATTTGTCTAGTGAACTAATAGGTATTATGTTAAACCTTGTGAATTTAAAAATCGCTAAATCAAAACCGAAAGACCCTGAGAAAAATACAGTCCTCAGTTATGGTTCATCAGTTCCCACGAGGATAGCAATTATAGCGGTGATGGGTTGTTTGATGGGAGGCATTTCTTTAATTATCCAATTTCTCAACTACGGAGCAATTAGGAGGTTAGCCAGGAATGAAGTCCCCTCACTCGTTCAGTTGTCGTCAGGTGAAACAATTTATGCCAAAGCAGTACAACCAGCCGAACGCTCAGATGAAACGATAAAGCAGTTTGTCTCGGATTCATTTGTGGGGATGTTTAATTGGGATGGATTAGTTCAAAAAAATAATGAGCAAGGGAAGTTAATAGTAGAAACTGATCCTGGTGTAGAAATCAAGGGAGTAGATAATAACCCAACCAGAAAAATCACAACCAGAGCATATGAAGCAGCATTTGCACTATCAGAAAAAAAAGGGTTTCGCGCAGCCTTCCTGCGGAGATTATCACAAATGACAGACCCAGAAGTGTTTAGCGGCAATA belongs to Nostoc sp. NIES-3756 and includes:
- a CDS encoding tyrosine-type recombinase/integrase — translated: MRTPGAENCVQKMADVTNTAQIVELWKSSKLSPQTRRSYETDIRQFIGFVLGVNPKQVQLNDLDLRTVTMNDVMAFADYLETKEYETSTRARRIAALRSLLRFAHEVEWTKFNVAAQVPLPQPKDKLAERILSELEVMMMIAHAPKGRDRLVIQLLYYTGARVSEIASLTWRSVQLGHEGNGQVTLYGKGQKTRTVVIPKSVYQDLVVQRTSTLTDAPVFVSRKGGAIGERRIRKIVADAALSAQISGNVSPHWLRHSHATHSLERGAPIQLLQATLGHSSLEQTGRYTHVRPNDSTGLYLPK
- a CDS encoding plasmid replication protein, CyRepA1 family, with amino-acid sequence MSNNQYPTVGIGDQLLSKEIEYPNNLTAAEYHELAVGSAIHLSLIERNFSHIEGETVYEYLFISRDIPRKNAGRVTDGFLKAYLHLLAGGMWISGLDPQRNWQPMEWGRFKPCNPRIDWEKGKPVKYESPPKTANRVTYFDVPDCIWGLVARRYNIKRYHSSLSRRLQDKLRALIFWEWVIAHPEIPVILCEGEKKAACLLGLGFVAIALPGIWNGRVGRSDFDERLHPDLLPLAQPGRKFQILFDHETKLKTRWSVYQATVRTGQAIEQAGCICEVVQLPGPEKGVDDFVVARGEDANALLTAIAHDALSLKDYQQSFLVKHRGLRKYKADLVVNERYLTQALVVEDELAEAQQPPPVESIVQLEPQEDDDLQQLLLELFPQTPQTKLKTLPQSPPQTQTETQTNAPVGKKRKLLLPKSGLVGIKSGMGTGKTELMAWWREIYPQQRFLNNGHRVNLLKNLAGRLKTLMYSEVGHVGMAKAIALSITIDSLYKLNTEALTYGCIFIDEACQYLTHLLLSKTCKEHRALILETLHHIVYNAPLVIIADAHLDDVTIDFFRAMRPEGEQPYIIENQWQNGDRTIYWYEGENSSALVAKISAAVMTGQKVMVVSDSKRFIKKLEKSLLTLQTVVESDASPGVDINPISNSPPPQRRSNLRVWSIHSDNSGSEENVAFIKDITNAIKNIDVLLTSPSLGTGVDISQYHFDAVFGVFHGVSQTATECAQQLWRYRPKVPLHVWVAPKPPFGYLDTNPTKIKERLLQTNEITAFLLRIDRETGKRGAEKDWALEAYCKIKSARHQSINNLRSDLRELLKQMGNQIVSVGDELDAPAWELLKTAADALDSAHHQAVARANNISKSEYRARQSKDYLSPEEVYECEKFRIHDSYGMEVTPELVEQDNGGRLVGAIASLEAILSPPDSTIDDNGKQYPIPPDFVTNKDRAERDKLPFCMDWGNYSARWLARFNLGLHHILTRLVASEEIKADDAHLLNMSAIAVDCAAHIKAILGFTIPPNCQPIWLLGILLDQLGLKLTYRKQGPRGQQVKLFSLSKKELDFALQVITHRQAKRAENQAKYDIPSSEAVVFTPPINGIGNSPYEPGATTALEQGSRGAGEDLPPDRTTILHGVEMLRSSIFLGLEAVKGILRRWGADLRWLVVLELEKVAAVELRSLEAAEPEFYSLLSEDVLPMEFGQI